One window of the Hippocampus zosterae strain Florida chromosome 8, ASM2543408v3, whole genome shotgun sequence genome contains the following:
- the s1pr4 gene encoding sphingosine 1-phosphate receptor 4, whose amino-acid sequence MDLFSSLTSSSPCPHLYHLSAFPSNASFVNRSELSHVILRHYNYTGRLKNRTVSNSQNISATMVVFICISILIILENSLVLVAVISHICRSWRWVYVCIANITLSDLLTGAAYLVNICMSGSRTFQLTPALWLFREGMLFVALAASIFSLLLIAVERYMTIMRPVPQKSVRSTYYRIYGLVALCWVLALVIGFLPLLGWNCMCSLDGCSTLLPLYSKTYILFALIIFIIILLAIGVLYGAIYSHVHKSAQQRCRKRSLALLKTVITIVGVFLLCWGPLFLLLMVDFFCESRQCAPLFSADFFISLAVLNSSLNPIIYALGSGEMRRAMAKLLCRCCLTAGLCRAEALASKETSSTSESRQDGLRNNFNKVRNLSVASPPPTPKKANKASKKRRSSSATNCLSVSSG is encoded by the coding sequence ATGGATCTTTTCTCCTCTCTCACGTCCTCGtccccctgccctcacttgtATCACTTATCCGCTTTCCCCAGCAATGCCTCTTTCGTGAACCGCTCCGAGCTCAGCCACGTGATCCTGAGGCATTATAACTACACGGGGCGTCTGAAGAACAGGACAGTTTCAAACTCGCAGAACATTAGCGCCACCATGGTCGTCTTCATCTGTATCAGCATTCTCATCATTCTGGAAAATTCTCTAGTATTGGTGGCTGTCATATCTCACATCTGCCGCAGTTGGCGTTGGGTGTACGTGTGCATCGCCAACATCACCCTCAGTGACCTCCTGACCGGTGCGGCCTACCTGGTCAACATCTGCATGTCCGGTAGTCGGACTTTCCAGTTAACGCCTGCGCTTTGGCTTTTCCGCGAGGGCATGCTGTTTGTCGCCCTGGCCGCATCGATTTTCAGTTTGTTGTTGATTGCCGTGGAGCGTTACATGACTATTATGAGGCCGGTGCCTCAGAAGTCAGTCAGGAGCACCTATTATCGGATTTACGGCCTGGTAGCCCTCTGCTGGGTTTTGGCGCTGGTGATCGGCTTCCTTCCCTTGTTGGGCTGGAACTGTATGTGCAGCCTGGACGGATGCTCCACCCTTCTCCCGCTCTACTCAAAGACCTACATCTTGTTTGCCCTTATCATTTTCATCATTATCCTCCTGGCTATCGGGGTGCTTTACGGCGCCATCTACAGCCACGTGCACAAGAGCGCACAACAGCGATGCCGAAAGCGCTCCCTGGCTCTGCTTAAAACAGTCATCACCATCGTTGGGGTATTCCTGCTCTGCTGGGGGCCGCTGTTCCTGCTGCTGATGGTTGATTTCTTCTGCGAATCTCGACAGTGCGCGCCGCTCTTCAGTGCCGATTTCTTCATCTCCCTGGCTGTCCTAAACTCAAGCCTCAACCCTATCATTTACGCCCTGGGCAGCGGCGAGATGAGGAGAGCCATGGCAAAGCTCCTGTGCCGCTGCTGCTTGACGGCAGGCCTGTGTCGCGCCGAGGCGTTGGCCTCCAAGGAAACCAGCAGCACCTCGGAGAGCAGGCAGGACGGCTTGAGGAACAATTTTAACAAGGTCAGGAACCTGAGTGTTGCCTCCCCTCCGCCAACaccaaaaaaagccaacaagGCATCAAAGAAGCGCAGGTCGAGCTCCGCCACCAACTGCCTTTCCGTTTCGAGTGGTTAG